A stretch of Acidimicrobiales bacterium DNA encodes these proteins:
- a CDS encoding sulfatase-like hydrolase/transferase encodes MLRRFLAVAGLTALVVAQPILDLFGNEPAATFGVHRIEGRSILLFAVLLVVVPPLVLWSVGEAVRRVDESIGDRLHLATIAVLGVFFGVLLARELSDTGALNLLIGAAVGIGAATAYRRFEGARSWIQILAAANLLFLFLFAFASPAADWMASGSAGAVALEPVRLTPDDEAEGGDGPEFDEPSVIMLVFDELPTESLLTADGQIDPVRFPNLAGFADDATWYRRFSTVNPFTQGAVPALLDGRNPYGDATWQDHPDNLFSLLAGSHQLVVSEVLTRMCGFEACLGDPQPPSPPGLDESGRDGTPTTTTTPRPDQPRVDTGPRWGDLLSTTWDTWIERVRPAPGEPAETFDDFTEDLTPAAPETPPSSTTTSVPSSTVPPDRVDDGLTEEERRYERFFATQVNRQPGRHQLFLDALQPTDDPVFGYLHLILPHQPWTLREDGTPYAFPAGRTDYADDSGHEWPVRVFRQRHLLQAEYADRLLGAVLARLQEIDLYDESVIVVVSDHGASFRAGQSSRSLTDDNVASIALAPLLIKAPGQLDGAIDDQNVNITDVTPTIARMLGLELPWEADGHPVGSPEIAARGTAKYIYDYTDAFDYTFLGEREFDGDEAFARILEGRFDPVTAEDDRIDALYVGLPGAELLGADPADHFGPADGRAVVAELDRLRDPGTALWFAEVAGIAPGAPDDATVLVAVDDRIVGVSPLYRRGDTADNFVVLLPADALAEQGNEIRVAVRTADGTITERTPE; translated from the coding sequence ATGCTCCGACGATTCCTGGCCGTTGCCGGCCTGACCGCGCTGGTCGTCGCCCAGCCGATCCTCGACCTCTTCGGCAACGAGCCGGCGGCGACGTTCGGTGTGCACCGGATCGAGGGCCGGTCGATCCTGCTCTTCGCCGTGCTCCTCGTCGTCGTGCCGCCGCTCGTGCTCTGGTCGGTCGGCGAAGCGGTCCGCCGCGTCGACGAGTCGATCGGCGATCGCCTCCATCTCGCGACGATCGCCGTCCTGGGTGTGTTCTTCGGTGTCCTCCTCGCGCGCGAACTCTCCGACACCGGCGCCCTCAACCTGCTGATCGGCGCCGCCGTCGGCATCGGCGCCGCGACCGCGTATCGGCGATTCGAGGGCGCGCGGAGCTGGATCCAGATCCTCGCCGCGGCGAACCTCCTGTTCCTGTTCCTCTTCGCCTTCGCGTCGCCCGCGGCGGACTGGATGGCGAGCGGCAGCGCCGGGGCGGTCGCACTCGAGCCGGTCCGCCTCACGCCCGACGACGAGGCCGAGGGCGGTGACGGACCCGAGTTCGACGAACCGTCGGTGATCATGCTCGTGTTCGACGAGCTGCCGACCGAGTCGCTCCTCACCGCCGATGGGCAGATCGACCCGGTGCGCTTCCCGAACCTGGCCGGGTTCGCCGACGACGCCACCTGGTACCGCCGGTTCTCCACGGTGAACCCGTTCACCCAGGGCGCCGTGCCCGCGCTGCTCGACGGCCGCAACCCCTACGGCGACGCGACCTGGCAGGACCACCCGGACAACCTGTTCAGCCTGCTCGCGGGCAGCCACCAGCTCGTCGTGTCCGAGGTGCTGACCCGCATGTGCGGCTTCGAGGCGTGCCTCGGTGACCCGCAGCCGCCGTCGCCCCCGGGGCTGGATGAGAGCGGGCGTGACGGCACGCCTACGACCACCACGACCCCGCGTCCGGATCAGCCCCGCGTGGACACGGGCCCACGGTGGGGCGACCTGCTCTCGACGACGTGGGACACCTGGATCGAGCGGGTGCGCCCTGCCCCCGGCGAACCGGCGGAGACGTTCGACGACTTCACGGAGGACCTGACGCCGGCCGCGCCGGAGACGCCTCCCTCGTCCACGACCACCTCGGTCCCGTCAAGCACGGTGCCCCCGGACCGGGTCGACGACGGCCTCACCGAGGAGGAGCGTCGCTACGAACGGTTCTTCGCAACGCAGGTCAACCGCCAGCCCGGCCGCCACCAGCTCTTCCTCGATGCCCTCCAACCCACCGACGACCCCGTCTTCGGCTACCTGCATCTGATCCTGCCCCACCAGCCGTGGACCCTGCGCGAGGACGGCACGCCCTACGCGTTCCCCGCCGGCCGCACCGACTACGCCGACGACTCCGGACACGAGTGGCCGGTCCGCGTGTTCCGCCAGCGCCACCTGCTCCAGGCGGAGTACGCCGACCGGCTCCTCGGCGCCGTGCTGGCCCGCCTCCAAGAGATCGATCTCTACGACGAGTCGGTGATCGTGGTGGTCAGCGACCACGGGGCGTCGTTTCGGGCCGGCCAGTCCAGTCGCTCCCTCACCGACGACAACGTGGCCTCCATCGCGCTCGCGCCGCTGCTGATCAAGGCACCGGGTCAACTCGACGGCGCCATCGACGACCAGAACGTCAACATCACGGATGTCACGCCGACCATCGCCCGGATGCTCGGCCTGGAGCTGCCCTGGGAGGCCGACGGCCACCCGGTCGGTTCCCCGGAGATCGCGGCGAGAGGCACCGCCAAGTACATCTACGACTACACCGACGCCTTCGATTACACGTTCCTCGGTGAGCGGGAGTTCGACGGCGACGAGGCGTTCGCCCGCATCCTCGAGGGCCGTTTCGATCCGGTCACCGCCGAGGACGACCGCATCGACGCGCTCTACGTCGGCCTTCCCGGCGCCGAGCTGCTCGGTGCCGACCCCGCCGACCACTTCGGTCCCGCGGACGGCCGCGCCGTCGTCGCCGAACTCGACCGCCTCCGCGACCCGGGAACGGCGCTCTGGTTCGCGGAGGTCGCCGGCATCGCGCCGGGCGCACCCGACGACGCCACGGTGCTCGTCGCCGTCGACGACCGGATCGTGGGGGTCTCGCCGCTGTATCGGCGCGGCGACACCGCCGACAACTTCGTGGTCCTCCTCCCGGCCGACGCGCTGGCCGAGCAGGGCAACGAGATCCGTGTCGCGGTCCGCACCGCGGACGGCACGATCACCGAACGCACGCCCGAATGA
- a CDS encoding aryl-sulfate sulfotransferase, with product MLRRLSAVLLAAALVAASCADDDSSTEPPSSTSTTTSTTTAASGDDATPPDDAITVTVGVESVDTSPLAARVTIESTVPVTVQITATADDHEVATPVTAASATTHDLPLVGMRADRDYVLALTLTDVAGNETTVTASATTGPLPDMLPVLDIVSDPERSSPGITILELNTVSSIFDGLGAPIVGVDEDGEYVWYYNSGTFSGAAQRTPAGGVAFQHDPFAFSVNDITSRRIAEYYPDPTGADEPSSDDAGVEYFPYYADWVDLGAVHHDLVPMADGTLLGLSTTEHPVPAERRAELCPGDDEEWNIFSDVIMHVEPDGTVLRTWDLYDILSFDDHPGEFLCNVQGLSVTPTRRDWSHANAMWFDAERDAILVSSRHTDQIVALAMTDETGPQTGVRWILGNDATMPYDGESFHHTHGVKTVSNGDILFYDNGNFRPGTLSAGGTDPNYSRAVRVRVDDSSDDPSEWTATQVWDHRMIDPVTDELLYAPFISDADELANGNILVTHGGAAVDPNNFLNSHVHVVEIVPDAENGGDEGGDIVWQLSLGDAEESVSMYRADRWETLYFGALWADG from the coding sequence ATGCTCCGCCGCCTTTCCGCCGTCCTCCTCGCCGCCGCGCTCGTCGCCGCGAGCTGTGCCGACGACGACTCGTCCACCGAACCACCGTCGTCCACATCCACGACCACGTCGACCACCACCGCCGCGTCGGGCGACGATGCCACGCCGCCCGACGACGCGATCACGGTGACGGTCGGCGTCGAGAGCGTCGACACGAGCCCGCTGGCGGCTCGGGTGACGATCGAGAGCACGGTGCCCGTGACCGTGCAGATCACCGCGACCGCGGACGACCATGAGGTCGCGACGCCCGTCACCGCGGCCTCGGCGACGACCCACGACCTACCGCTCGTGGGCATGCGGGCGGATCGCGACTATGTCCTCGCGCTCACCCTGACCGACGTCGCGGGCAACGAGACCACCGTGACCGCGAGCGCCACCACCGGCCCGCTGCCCGACATGTTGCCGGTCCTCGACATCGTGTCGGACCCCGAACGTTCATCGCCGGGCATCACGATCCTCGAGCTGAACACGGTCTCGTCGATCTTCGACGGCCTCGGTGCCCCGATCGTGGGCGTGGACGAGGACGGCGAATACGTCTGGTACTACAACTCGGGCACCTTCTCCGGTGCTGCCCAGCGGACACCGGCCGGTGGGGTGGCGTTCCAGCACGACCCCTTCGCCTTCAGCGTCAACGACATCACGAGCCGCCGAATCGCGGAGTACTACCCGGACCCGACCGGGGCCGACGAACCCTCCTCCGATGATGCCGGCGTCGAGTACTTCCCGTACTACGCCGACTGGGTCGACCTCGGCGCCGTCCATCACGACCTCGTGCCGATGGCCGACGGCACGCTGCTCGGGCTCTCGACGACCGAACACCCGGTGCCGGCCGAACGCCGGGCCGAACTGTGTCCCGGCGACGACGAGGAGTGGAACATCTTCTCCGATGTGATCATGCACGTGGAGCCCGACGGCACCGTTCTGCGCACCTGGGACCTCTACGACATCCTCAGCTTCGACGATCACCCCGGTGAGTTCCTGTGCAACGTCCAGGGCCTCAGCGTCACCCCGACACGTCGCGACTGGAGCCACGCCAACGCCATGTGGTTCGACGCCGAACGCGACGCGATCCTCGTCTCCTCCCGCCACACCGACCAGATCGTCGCCTTGGCGATGACGGACGAGACCGGCCCGCAGACCGGCGTTCGCTGGATCCTGGGCAACGACGCCACGATGCCGTACGACGGGGAATCGTTCCATCACACGCACGGGGTGAAGACCGTGAGCAACGGCGACATCCTCTTCTACGACAACGGCAACTTCCGGCCCGGCACCCTGTCCGCCGGCGGCACGGACCCGAACTACAGCCGGGCGGTCCGCGTCCGCGTCGACGACAGCAGCGACGACCCGTCGGAGTGGACGGCAACCCAGGTGTGGGACCACCGGATGATCGATCCCGTCACCGACGAGCTGCTGTACGCGCCGTTCATCAGCGACGCCGACGAGCTCGCCAACGGGAACATCCTCGTCACCCACGGGGGCGCAGCCGTCGATCCGAACAACTTCCTCAACAGCCACGTGCACGTGGTCGAGATCGTCCCCGATGCCGAGAACGGTGGTGACGAGGGCGGCGACATCGTCTGGCAGCTGAGCCTCGGCGACGCCGAGGAATCCGTCTCGATGTACCGGGCCGACCGCTGGGAGACGCTCTACTTCGGGGCGTTGTGGGCCGACGGGTGA
- a CDS encoding type II toxin-antitoxin system VapC family toxin, with protein sequence MTLAIDPSALIARYVPGPDRALVNTTMAAEDTWCASDLARTELMLALHRIAGAEVLSNDLRAAARADLDAFVTVPVDDRCIARATELGSQFGLRTVDAIHLAAADRLPRPVRYLTLDRHQIPAASALGFDLVAPLAR encoded by the coding sequence ATGACGCTCGCCATCGATCCGTCGGCGCTCATCGCCCGCTACGTGCCCGGCCCCGACCGCGCCCTGGTGAACACCACGATGGCGGCCGAGGACACCTGGTGTGCGAGCGACCTCGCCCGCACGGAGTTGATGCTCGCGCTGCACCGCATCGCCGGCGCCGAGGTGCTCTCGAACGACCTGCGCGCGGCGGCGCGCGCCGACCTCGACGCGTTCGTCACGGTGCCCGTCGACGACCGATGCATCGCCCGGGCGACGGAGCTCGGATCGCAGTTCGGACTCCGGACCGTCGACGCGATTCACCTCGCCGCCGCCGACCGACTTCCCCGGCCGGTGCGCTACCTCACCCTCGATCGTCATCAGATCCCGGCCGCATCCGCGCTCGGATTCGACCTCGTCGCGCCGCTGGCGCGCTAG
- a CDS encoding type II toxin-antitoxin system prevent-host-death family antitoxin encodes MDRVGVRELRNQVAAVVRRAGSGERLIITVDGVPVAQLGPLEPAGEPTLDDLAAAGLVRLPGRTDRPGPPEPFAVPVDVRLPAVIAELRGEAG; translated from the coding sequence ATGGATCGAGTGGGTGTGCGGGAACTCCGCAACCAGGTCGCGGCCGTCGTGCGGCGGGCCGGGAGCGGCGAACGGCTGATCATCACGGTCGACGGGGTCCCCGTCGCCCAACTCGGGCCCTTGGAGCCGGCCGGCGAACCGACGCTCGACGACCTCGCGGCGGCGGGTCTCGTGCGCCTCCCGGGCCGTACCGACCGCCCCGGGCCGCCCGAACCCTTCGCCGTGCCGGTGGACGTGCGTCTCCCCGCCGTGATCGCCGAACTCCGGGGCGAGGCGGGATGA
- a CDS encoding acyl-CoA dehydrogenase family protein produces MNFAFSEEQEQLREFVRSFLEDKSAEDAVREQMDTEQGYDEAVWNQMAEQMGLQALAIPEEFGGQGFGFVEQVVVLEEMGRALLCAPYFSSCVLAANAILHSGDDDAKKNILPGIASGETRAALAFTEESGRWDEGGITLQASGGGDSWTLDGTKMYVLDGHTANLIIVAARTDAGVSLFSVDADADGLTRTALSTMDQTRKQAKLEFSGVSASLIGDDGAGWSTMETVLDLAAVALAAEQVGGAQMCLDMSVEYAKVRVQFGRPIGSFQAIKHKCADMLLEVESAKSAAYYAGWCAAEMNDELPQVASLAKSYCSEAYFHAAAENIQIHGGIGFTWEHPAHLYFKRAKSSELLFGDPTYHRELLAQRIGI; encoded by the coding sequence ATGAACTTTGCATTCTCCGAAGAGCAGGAGCAGCTGCGGGAATTCGTTCGCAGCTTCCTCGAAGACAAGTCCGCTGAAGACGCCGTGCGCGAGCAGATGGACACCGAGCAGGGCTACGACGAAGCCGTCTGGAACCAGATGGCCGAGCAGATGGGCCTTCAGGCGCTGGCGATCCCCGAGGAGTTCGGCGGTCAGGGCTTCGGCTTCGTCGAGCAGGTCGTGGTGCTCGAGGAGATGGGCCGTGCCCTTCTCTGTGCCCCGTACTTCTCGAGCTGTGTGCTCGCCGCGAACGCGATCCTGCACTCCGGCGACGACGACGCGAAGAAGAACATCCTCCCGGGCATCGCGTCCGGTGAGACCCGCGCCGCGCTCGCCTTCACCGAGGAGAGCGGCCGCTGGGACGAGGGTGGCATCACCCTCCAGGCTTCCGGTGGCGGTGACTCCTGGACCCTCGACGGCACGAAGATGTACGTGCTCGACGGCCACACCGCGAACCTGATCATCGTGGCCGCCCGTACCGACGCCGGCGTGTCGCTCTTCAGCGTCGACGCCGATGCCGACGGCCTGACCCGCACCGCCCTGTCCACCATGGATCAGACCCGCAAGCAGGCGAAGCTGGAGTTCTCCGGTGTCTCGGCCTCGCTCATCGGTGACGACGGTGCCGGCTGGTCGACCATGGAGACCGTGCTCGACCTCGCGGCCGTGGCCCTCGCGGCCGAGCAGGTCGGCGGCGCCCAGATGTGCCTCGACATGTCGGTCGAGTACGCGAAGGTGCGCGTCCAGTTCGGGCGCCCGATCGGCTCGTTCCAGGCCATCAAGCACAAGTGCGCCGACATGCTGCTCGAGGTCGAGTCGGCCAAGTCCGCCGCCTACTACGCGGGCTGGTGTGCCGCCGAGATGAACGACGAGCTGCCCCAGGTGGCCTCGCTCGCCAAGAGCTACTGCTCGGAGGCGTACTTCCACGCCGCGGCGGAGAACATCCAGATCCACGGTGGCATCGGCTTCACCTGGGAGCACCCGGCCCACCTGTACTTCAAGCGGGCCAAGAGCTCCGAGCTGCTGTTCGGCGATCCCACCTACCACCGCGAGCTCCTCGCCCAGCGCATCGGCATCTGA
- a CDS encoding alpha/beta fold hydrolase yields the protein MDRRFTVDGVELAAHLARPAQLHPTAQPALVIAHGFPAEAGGGINSTRSFPELADRVATESGWAALAYASRGVAESGGNFSLGGWLRDLAGAVAHLRESVPCDGVWIVGFGTGGALAIAAAAADPDIDGVAAVGSPADFKDWARSPRKLLVLARDMGVIRDETFPRSMDDWAGELGEISATRAAEQMAPRSLMLVHGSDDEVVPPLDARVVADAHGDAELRIIAGGGHHLRHDPRAIAVLGGWLDRQRNALLGVA from the coding sequence GTGGACCGCCGCTTCACGGTCGACGGCGTGGAGCTCGCCGCGCATCTGGCCCGCCCCGCCCAGCTCCATCCGACCGCTCAACCGGCGCTCGTGATCGCCCACGGGTTCCCGGCCGAGGCCGGCGGTGGAATCAACTCCACCCGCAGTTTCCCCGAGCTCGCCGACCGCGTCGCCACCGAATCCGGGTGGGCGGCGCTCGCCTACGCGAGCCGCGGCGTCGCCGAGTCGGGTGGCAACTTCTCGCTCGGCGGCTGGCTGCGGGATCTGGCGGGCGCGGTCGCGCACCTGCGCGAGTCGGTCCCCTGCGACGGTGTGTGGATCGTCGGATTCGGCACCGGTGGCGCGTTGGCGATCGCCGCGGCGGCGGCCGACCCCGACATCGACGGCGTGGCCGCGGTCGGTTCGCCGGCCGACTTCAAGGACTGGGCGCGCAGCCCCCGCAAGCTGCTCGTGCTCGCCCGCGACATGGGCGTGATCCGCGACGAGACCTTCCCCCGTTCGATGGACGACTGGGCCGGCGAGCTGGGCGAGATCAGCGCCACCCGGGCGGCCGAGCAGATGGCGCCGCGCAGTCTCATGCTCGTGCATGGTTCCGACGACGAGGTGGTGCCGCCGCTCGACGCCCGCGTGGTCGCCGACGCCCACGGCGACGCGGAGTTGCGCATCATCGCCGGCGGGGGGCATCACCTCCGGCACGACCCCCGGGCGATCGCGGTGCTCGGTGGCTGGCTCGATCGCCAGCGCAACGCCCTGCTCGGGGTGGCCTGA
- a CDS encoding HhH-GPD-type base excision DNA repair protein, with product MPGTLVVTGDPTADHLVNTDPLALMIAMLLDQQIAIELAFMGPARLAERLGGELDAGSIAAMDPDTFAEIARTKPALHRFPAAMGGRIQEMCRHIVDTYDGDAGAIWRRVRRAEVLESRLLAVPGFGPEKVRILTAVLAKRFGRRPAGWQAVAGAFADDELRSVADLDSTEALAALRAKRRAMKEAGKTKTD from the coding sequence GTGCCGGGAACCCTCGTGGTCACCGGCGACCCGACGGCCGACCACCTGGTCAACACCGACCCGCTGGCGCTCATGATCGCGATGCTGCTCGACCAGCAGATCGCGATCGAGCTCGCGTTCATGGGCCCGGCGCGGCTCGCCGAGCGACTGGGCGGCGAGCTCGACGCCGGGTCGATCGCGGCGATGGACCCGGACACGTTCGCGGAGATCGCCCGGACCAAGCCCGCCCTGCACCGCTTCCCGGCCGCCATGGGCGGGCGCATCCAGGAGATGTGCCGGCACATCGTCGACACCTACGACGGCGACGCCGGCGCGATCTGGCGCCGCGTGCGCCGAGCGGAAGTGCTCGAGTCGCGGCTGCTGGCCGTGCCCGGCTTCGGGCCCGAGAAGGTCAGGATCCTGACCGCGGTGTTGGCGAAGCGCTTCGGTCGTCGCCCCGCCGGCTGGCAGGCGGTGGCAGGTGCGTTCGCCGACGACGAGCTCCGCTCGGTGGCCGACCTCGACTCCACCGAGGCGCTCGCCGCGCTGCGGGCCAAGCGGCGGGCCATGAAGGAAGCCGGGAAGACGAAGACCGACTGA
- the aceE gene encoding pyruvate dehydrogenase (acetyl-transferring), homodimeric type, which translates to MAADHFSRQLPDIDPVETKEWIDSLDAVHGAQGQARARYLVARLLQRANELQLGVPPTTSTPYINTIPAEEQPFFPGDELVERRIRAFIRWNAAAMVIRANKAADGIGGHLSTFASSAALYEVGFNHFFKGKEDGLPGDHVYFQGHAAPGVYARAYLEGRLNEGQLDRFRMEVGGGGLSSYPHPRLMPDFWEYPTVSMGLGPINSIYQARFNKYLHQRRIDDTSASNVWSFLGDGECDEPETLGAISLAGRSGLGNLKWIINCNLQRLDGPVRGNGKIIQELEGVFRGAGWNVIKVIWGSKWDELLHRDVDGVLLNKMSETVDGEYQRAATETGAYIREHFFGPDPRLRKLVEHLTDDELRDLPRGGHDYQKVYAAFKAAAETTDQPTVILAKTIKGWTLGEGFEGRNATHQIKKMTSTQLIELRSRLHMEDEIPEESLADGIPPYYRPSPDSPEREYLMERRRALDGPLPSRIVRDRRPLKLPGESPFLDLQKGSSGREVSTTMAFTSLLRDLLRDEAFGERVVPIIPDEARTFGMDSLFREFGIYAPMGQLYEPVDHDLLLSYTESEDGQILEEGITECGSTASWIAAGTAYANNGVPMVPFYTFYSMFGFQRVGDSIWLAADARTRGFLMGATAGRTTLMGEGLQHQDGHSMLLAATVPACEAYDPAFAYELSTIVRDGLHRMYPNGSAIDGEDVFYYLAIYNENYEQPPRPDHVEDRDITGGLYKWDDGPDDKTHRATILFSGPSNLAAREAQQILAEFHDVSAELWSATSYKRLRTDALDIERRNRLQPESTPEVPRVTRLLEGSQGPIIAVSDWMGLVPGQVSKWTPRTMHVLGTDGFGRSDTRENLRGFFEVDAFHVVISVLSALADEGAIDKAEVAAAIRTYGIDPYRPDPAHPDTGS; encoded by the coding sequence ATGGCAGCAGACCACTTCAGCCGGCAACTTCCCGACATCGATCCGGTGGAGACGAAGGAGTGGATCGATTCGCTCGATGCCGTCCACGGCGCGCAGGGCCAGGCGCGGGCCCGCTACCTCGTGGCCCGGCTCCTCCAGCGGGCCAACGAGCTCCAGCTCGGCGTTCCGCCCACCACGAGTACGCCCTACATCAACACCATCCCGGCCGAGGAGCAGCCGTTCTTCCCCGGCGACGAGCTCGTCGAGCGACGCATCCGCGCGTTCATCCGCTGGAACGCGGCGGCGATGGTCATCCGGGCGAACAAGGCCGCCGACGGCATCGGCGGGCATCTGTCCACATTCGCCTCGAGCGCCGCGCTCTACGAGGTCGGGTTCAACCACTTCTTCAAGGGCAAGGAGGACGGGCTCCCCGGCGATCACGTCTACTTCCAGGGTCACGCCGCACCCGGCGTCTACGCCCGCGCCTACCTCGAAGGGCGACTGAACGAAGGCCAGCTCGATCGCTTCCGCATGGAGGTCGGCGGCGGGGGGCTCTCGAGCTATCCCCATCCCCGGCTCATGCCCGACTTCTGGGAGTACCCGACCGTCTCGATGGGCCTCGGCCCGATCAACTCGATCTACCAGGCCCGGTTCAACAAGTACCTGCACCAGCGCCGCATCGACGACACCTCCGCGAGCAACGTGTGGAGCTTCCTCGGCGACGGCGAGTGCGACGAACCCGAGACGCTCGGCGCGATCTCGCTCGCCGGCCGGTCCGGGCTCGGCAACCTCAAGTGGATCATCAACTGCAACCTCCAGCGCCTCGACGGCCCCGTCCGCGGCAACGGGAAGATCATCCAGGAGCTCGAGGGCGTCTTCCGCGGCGCCGGATGGAACGTCATCAAGGTCATCTGGGGAAGCAAGTGGGACGAGCTGCTCCACCGCGACGTGGACGGCGTCCTCCTCAACAAGATGAGCGAGACCGTCGACGGCGAGTACCAGCGAGCGGCGACCGAGACCGGCGCCTACATCCGCGAACACTTCTTCGGACCGGACCCGCGGCTACGCAAGCTCGTGGAGCACCTCACCGACGACGAGTTGCGCGACCTCCCCCGCGGCGGGCACGACTACCAAAAGGTCTACGCCGCCTTCAAGGCCGCGGCGGAGACGACGGATCAACCCACCGTCATCCTCGCCAAGACCATCAAGGGCTGGACCCTCGGCGAGGGGTTCGAGGGCCGCAACGCCACCCACCAGATCAAGAAGATGACGAGCACGCAGCTCATCGAACTCCGGTCCCGGCTCCACATGGAGGACGAGATCCCCGAGGAGTCACTGGCCGACGGCATCCCGCCCTACTACCGGCCATCACCCGACTCGCCGGAGCGTGAGTACCTGATGGAGCGGCGCCGCGCCCTCGACGGGCCGCTCCCGAGCCGCATCGTTCGCGACCGTCGTCCCCTCAAGCTCCCGGGCGAGTCGCCGTTCCTCGACCTCCAGAAGGGGTCGTCGGGCCGTGAGGTGTCGACGACGATGGCCTTCACCTCGCTGCTGCGGGACCTGCTGCGCGACGAGGCGTTCGGCGAGCGCGTCGTGCCGATCATCCCCGACGAGGCCCGCACCTTCGGCATGGACTCGCTGTTCCGGGAGTTCGGCATCTACGCCCCGATGGGTCAGCTCTACGAGCCGGTGGACCACGACCTGTTGCTCTCCTACACCGAGAGCGAGGACGGCCAGATCCTCGAGGAGGGCATCACGGAGTGCGGCTCGACGGCGTCGTGGATCGCCGCGGGCACCGCCTACGCCAACAACGGCGTGCCGATGGTGCCGTTCTACACGTTCTATTCGATGTTCGGATTCCAGCGGGTCGGTGACTCGATCTGGCTCGCGGCCGACGCCCGCACCCGTGGATTCCTGATGGGCGCAACGGCGGGCCGCACCACGCTCATGGGCGAGGGGCTCCAGCACCAGGACGGCCACAGCATGCTGCTCGCGGCGACGGTGCCGGCGTGTGAGGCGTACGACCCGGCCTTCGCGTACGAGCTCAGCACGATCGTCCGGGACGGCCTGCACCGGATGTACCCGAACGGCAGTGCGATCGACGGCGAGGACGTCTTCTACTACCTCGCGATCTACAACGAGAACTACGAGCAGCCCCCGCGGCCCGATCATGTCGAGGACCGTGACATCACCGGCGGCCTCTACAAGTGGGACGACGGACCCGACGACAAGACGCATCGGGCCACGATCCTCTTCTCCGGACCGTCCAACCTCGCGGCCCGGGAGGCACAGCAGATCCTCGCCGAGTTCCACGACGTCTCGGCCGAGTTGTGGAGCGCCACCTCCTACAAGCGCCTGCGAACGGACGCGCTCGACATCGAGCGGCGCAACCGGTTGCAGCCGGAGTCGACGCCGGAGGTCCCCCGGGTCACCCGCCTGCTCGAGGGCAGCCAGGGGCCCATCATCGCCGTGTCGGACTGGATGGGGCTCGTGCCCGGCCAGGTGAGCAAGTGGACACCGCGCACGATGCACGTGCTCGGCACCGACGGATTCGGCCGCTCGGACACCCGCGAGAACCTCCGTGGGTTCTTCGAGGTGGACGCCTTCCACGTGGTGATCTCCGTCCTGTCGGCGCTGGCCGACGAGGGTGCCATCGACAAGGCCGAGGTCGCCGCCGCGATCCGCACCTACGGCATCGACCCCTACCGACCGGATCCGGCCCACCCCGACACCGGGAGCTGA